The genomic DNA GGCTGGACCCTGGGCAAGGACTTCGAGGCGCGCAACGCCACACACCAGATGAAGAAGCTCACCAAGGCCGAGCTGAAGGAGTTCCGCGACCGGCTCTACCTGCCGATCCCCGACTCCGCCCTCGAAGGCGAGCTGCCGCCCTACTACCACCCGGGCGAGAACGACGCCGAGATCCAGTACATGAAGGAGCGCCGCGCGGCCCTGGGCGGCGTGCTGCCCAAGCGCGTCGTGCGCGCCAAGCCGGTCAAGCTGCCCGTCGACTCGGTCTACGACCAGTTCGGCAAGGGCTCGGGCAAGCAGCAGGTCGCCACCACGATGGCGTTCGTGCGGCTGCTGAAGGACCTCATGCGCGACAAGGAGATCGGCCACCGGTTCGTGCCGATCATCCCGGACGAGGCCCGGACGTTCGGTCTCGACGCGATGTTCCCGACGGCCAAGATCTACTCCCCGCACGGCCAGACGTACGAGGCCGTCGACAGGGAGCTGCTGCTGTCGTACAAGGAGTCGACCGAGGGTCAGATCCTGCACGAGGGCATCAGCGAGTCGGGCTCGATGGCCTCGGCGATCGCGGCGGGCTCGGCGTACGCCACGCACGGCGAGCACATGATCCCGATCTACATCTTCTACTCGATGTTCGGCTGGCAGCGCACCGGCGACCAGATGTGGCAGATGGGCGACCAGATGGCCCGCGGCTTCCTGCTGGGCGCCACCGCGGGCCGCACCACGCTCAACGGTGAGGGCCTGCAGCACGAGGACGGTCACACGCCGCTCATCGCCTCGACCAACCCGGCCGCGGTGTCGTACGACCCGTCGTGGGCGTTCGAGATCGCGCACATCGTCAAGGAGGGCCTGCGCCGGATGTACGGCGAGCGGCCCGAGGACGTCTTCTACTACCTGACCGTCTACAACGAGCCCTACCAGCAGCCGCCGCAGCCGGCCGACCTCGACGTGCAGAGCCTGCTCAAGGGCCTGTACAAGTTCGCCGACGGCCCCGCGACCCAGGGCCCGAAGGCCAACATCCTCTCCTCCGGCGTGGCCGGGCCGTGGGCGGTCGAGGCCCAGCGGCTGCTGGCCGAGGACTGGGGCGTGTCGGCCACGTTGTGGTCGGCGACCTCCTGGACGGAGCTGCGGCGCGAGGCGCTGGCGTGCGAGGAGCACAACCTCCTCAACCCCGACGCCGAAAAGCGCGTCCCGTTCGTGACCCAGGCGCTGTCGCAGGCGCAGGGGCCGTTCGTGGGCGTCAGCGACTACATGAAGGCCGTCCAGGACCAGATCGCCCAGTGGGTGCCGGGTGACTGGTCGTCGCTGGGCACCGACGGGTTCGGCCTGTCCGACACCCGCTCGGCGCTGCGCCGCCACTTCCACGTCGACGCCGCGTCGATCACGCTGGCCGTGCTGACCAGCCTGGTCCAGCGGGGCGAGCTCGACGGCGAGGTGCTGCGCGAGGCGATCGCCCGCTACCACCTCAAGAACGGCGTGACCGAGGCCGGTGGCGCCGAGAGCAACGACACCCAGTCGATGGGCGTCTGACCGGCTCACCGGCCAGGGGTGTCCTCCGCGAGGCTCGCGGGGGACACCCCTTCCGCGTTGAAGAACCCCGGCACAGGTTCGTGCCGTCACACCCCTCTTGGCGCGATCTCACGTATTGTGGGCACTACTTCCCCCCGGACACGTCTGAGGGGAAGTTCCATGCGTCATGTCCTTGCCGTTGTCACGCTGAGCGTGTCCGCCGTGGCCTGCGCCGGCACGGCGAAGCCCGACACCGATCCCAAGGGCACCATCCCGCCCATCTCCTGGGGCCCCTGTACGGACATCAAGCGACCTGACGGCCAGCCGCCGGTCCAGCAGGACCCGAACGTCCGCTGCGCCAAGCTCGCCGTGCCGCTCGACTACGCCAAACCCGACGCCGGCACGATCCAGCTCGCACTGATCAAGGTCGCGGCCACGGACCCGGCCCGGCGGATCGGCTCGCTGGTGTTCAACTTCGGCGGCCCCGGCGGCTCGGGCGTCGACACGCTGGACCAGGCCGCCAAGGCGTTCACGACGCTGCGCACCCGCTACGACCTGGTCAGCTTCGACCCGCGCGGCGTGGAACGCAGCTCCGGCGTGCGCTGCGGCACCGGCGCCGACATGGACCGCTGGGTGGCGCTCAACACGCTGCCGGCCAACCGGCGCACGCGCGAGGCCAGCAAGGCGGCCAACGCGGAGTTCGCCCGGCTCTGCCAGCGTGACTCCGGCCGGGTGCTGCCGTACGTGGGGACCGTCAACGCGGCCCGCGACATGGAGCGGCTGCGGACCGCGCTCGGCGACGCGAAGCTCAACTACCTGGGCATGTCGTACGGCACGCACCTCGGAGCGGTCTACGCCACCATGTTCCCCAAGAACGTGGGCCGCATGGTGCTCGACGCCCCCCTCGACCCGACGGTCACCTTCCGGGAGCGCACCCTGTCCCAGACGCGCGGCTTCCAGGACGCCTACCGCAGCTTCCTGCGCTCGTGCGTCAAGGACGGCTGCGAGATCGGCAAGACCGTGCAGGCCGCCAACACCAACGTCGACCGCCTGATGAACCGCCTGGTCAGGAAGCCGCTGCCGGTCGCCGGCCGGCAGCTCACCCAGGGTCTGGCCTCCACCGGCGTCGCCGCCGCGCTCTACTCCGAGCTGTCCTGGCCGTTCCTGGAGAAGGCGGTCAGCCAGGCGATCAAGGGCCGGGGCGAGACGCTGATGTACCTGGCCGACTCCTACACCGGCCGCAACCCCGACGGCACCTACTCCACGCAGATGTCCAGCTTCCCGGCGATCACCTGCGTCGACACCGCCGAACGGCCCGACGAGAGCCGGCTGCTGGGCACGTGGCAGGCCGCGCTGCGGATCTCGCCGCTGTTCGGCAGCGAGGGCTCGGGCGGGCTGTGCAGCATCTGGCCGGCCCAGGGCAGCAACGAGGCCAAGCGGGTCAACGCCACCGGGTCCGCGCCGATCGTGGTCGTCGGCGGCAAGGGCGACCCCGCCACGCCGTACCAGTGGGCGCCCAGGCTGACCAGTCAGCTCAAGACCGCCACGCTCATCACCTACGAGGGCGAGGGGCACGGCGCCTACACCTCGGGCAGCACCTGCATCCGGCGGGCCGTCGACGGCTACCTGCTCAACGACAAGGTGCCCGGCCGCAACGTGAGCTGCCCGGCGGCCTGACACCCCCGGCATGACCCGCTCAGCGTGACCTGCCCGGCATGGGTGAGATGCCGGGCAGCGTGACGTATCCGGCGGTGTGATCTAGTGTCGGTCAGGTGACCGCCGACAGCGCGCTCGACCGTTACCGGGATCGTGTCCGCGACGAGGCCGACCGCCTCGTCGAGCTGGCCGCCGGCGCCGATCCCGGCACGCCGGTGCCCTCCTGCCCCGGCTGGACGATGGCCGACCTGATCACCCACGTCGGCACCACGCACCGGTGGGTGATCCACATCCTCGAACACCGGGTCCAGGAACGGATCTGGTCGCGCGAGGTGCCCAACGGGCTCGCCGAGGGCCAAAGTGGCGATGGCGCCTGGCTGGCGGACGGCGCCGGCAGGCTGCTGGCCACGCTCCGCTCGACCGACCCCGATCTGCCGGTGTGGACGTGGGGCTCGGGCCGCTCGGCCGCGTGGTGGGCGCGGCGGATGGCCTACGAGCTGCTGATCCACCGCATCGACGCCGAGCTCGCCCTCGGCGTCGAGTCGGACGTCCCCTGGGCCGTGGCCCTCGACGCGATCGACGAGCTGCTCGGCAACCTGCCGCACGCCCGCTGGGTCACCCGACACCTCGCGGAGCTGGACGCGGCGGGCGCCACCCTCCACTTCCACGCGACGGACACCCACCCGCACGACCGGCCCGCCGGGGACGGACCACCCACCGGGAACGGGCCACCCACCGGGGACAGGCCACCCGCCCTGGACAGGCCACCCGCCCGGGACAGGCCACCGGTTGAAGGCGGGCCCGCTGAGGACGAGCCACCCGCTGACGGCAGGTCACCGGCTGGGAGCGAGCCGCCCGCCGAGGGCGAGTGGACCCTCACCCAGGGCCCCGCCGGGGCGCTCACCTGCGAACGCGGACACGCCAAGGCCGACGTCGCGGTCCGCGGCCCGGCCAGGGACCTGCTGCTGATGCTGTACGGCAGGCGTTTCGCCGCCACCCTCACCGTCCACGGCGACCACGCCTTCCTGGACCGCTGGCTGGACAAGGCCGCCATCTGACCGCCCCGCGCCCGTTCGGGGACCTGCCCGGCCTAGGCACCGAACCCTGGACGCGCCGCCGCTCGGCGGTCGGCGGCGAGTCCAGGACGGGGCCGCTCGCGACGCGGCCCGGTGCACGAGCTCAGTGACGGAAAGCGACTGAGCCCGTGTGGACGGGACCCGACCGGCGGGGAAGGCGCCGGCGCGGACCCCCTCCAGGTCAGGACCTCCGGCGGAAGACCCCGAAGAGGCTGCCCGACGTGTCGCGCAGGTAGGCGAAGTCGGTGCCCGCGCCGTCGTCGATGACCTTCGTGACGACCTTGCCGCCGAGCTCCTCCGTCTGGCGGCACGTCTCCTCGACGTCGGCCACCTGCACGTGGAAGACCGCGTGGTCGGGGAACTCGCCCCGGGTGTTGAACAGGCCACCCGCCGGCTGACCGCCCGCCGGATAGCCGATCAGCCGGTAGTCGAGCGGGCCCTCGTCACGGGCGAACGTCCAGCCGAACAGACCCCCGTAGAAGCGCTCGGCGCTCCCGGGGTCAGCCGTCGCCACCTCGAACCAGGTCACCGTGTTGTCCATCGTTTCCTCACTTTCTCGAACAGGACAACGATCCAACGGCGGAGCGACAACCCTATGTCGGTGTTTTCGCTTGACTTGTCGAACATCTGTGCTCAGTCGAGGACGGCTCCGTGCACGATCATCTCCGGCACGTCCGTGGCGAACCGCTCCACCGGCCGGTCGGGACAGCGCTCCCCGGTGACCACGGCGGCGGCGATGCGGTCGAGCCGGAAGACGCGCACGTCGTCGCGCAGGCGGCACCAGGCCACGAGATACCAGAAGCCGCCCCGCCCGCCCAGGAAGACCCCCGGCTCCACCTCCCGCGAGGTCAGCGCCCCCTTGGCGTCGGCGTAGTCGAGCCTGAGCACCCTGCGGCGCAGCAACGCCTCCTCGATCGCGCGCGAGACCCCCTCGGCGCCCAGCGGCCGCTCCGCGCCGCCCGGCTCGGCGATCAGCTGGACCCGGCGCGCCAGCTCCCTGGCCAGCTCGCCCTCCGGGCCCGGCATCGCGGCCACCACCTTGCGTAACGCGCTGCGCGCCTGCCTGCCGAACGGCTGGTCGCCCGCCCGGCTGAGCGCCACGGCGATGGCCACCGCCTCCGCCGGTGTGAAGTTGAGCGGCGGGAGCGACATCGTCTTGTCGATGGCGTAGCCGCCCCTGCGTCCCGGCTCGGCGTAGATCGGCACCCCCGACTCCTGCAGCGCGGCGATGTCGCGCTCGATGGTGCGGACGCTCACCTCGAACCGCCCGGCGAGCTCGCGCGCGGAGCGGCAGCGGGGGGAGATCGCGCGCAGGTCCTCGACGAGCGCGTACAGCCGGTCGGTACGGTTCACAACCCGGACGGTACGCGCGGCCACCGACAATCGCGCGCCCCGCACCGCCACAGGCACGTGCCCGTCACCACCACGCCACAGCCCTCTCACGTCCCCGCCAGGCGGCCCCGCCAGGCCCCGCCAGGCACCCCTCCAGGCACCCCGGCAGGTGCTCTGACACGTGCCGCCGTACCGGGGCCGTCAGCGGCGGCCGGTCCAGGCGAGCAGGCCGGCGAGCGGCCAGGTGTTGACGACGCGCTCCGCCGGGACGCCGCACAGCGCCGCCCGTTCGCAACCGAACCGCTGCCAGTCGAGCTGACCGGGCGCGTGAGCGTCGGAGTCGATCGCGAAGTGGCACCCCATCTCGCAGGCCAGCCGCAGCAGCCGCTTGGGCGGGTCGAGCCGGTCCGGCCGGGAGTTGACCTCGACGGCCACGCCGAAGCGGCGGCACGCCTCGAAGACCAGCTCGGCGTCGAACTCCGACTCCGGACGGCGGCCGCCCCGCCTGCCGTCGCCGCGTACCACGCGCCCGGTGCAGTGGCCGAGCACGTCGACGTCGGGGTCGGCGATCGCGGTCACCATGCGGCGGGTCATCTCGCCGCGCTCCATGCGCAGCTTGGAGTGGACGCTCGCCACGACGACGTCGAGCCGTCGCAGCAGCGCGGGTTCCTGGTCGAGCGTGCCGTCGGGGTTGATGTCGACCTCGATGCCGGTCAGGATCCGGAACGGGGCGAACCGCTCGTTGAGCCGGGCCACCTCGTCGAGCTGGCGGCGCAGCCGGTCGGGCGGCAGGCCGCGGGCGACGGTGAGGCGCGGCGAGTGGTCGGTCAGCGCCCAGTACTCGTGGCCGAGCGCCCGGGCGGTCTCGGCCATCTCCTCGATCGGGGAGCCGCCGTCCGACCAGTCGGAGTGGCTGTGCAGGTCACCGCGCAGCGCCCGGCGCAGCGCCGCCGCCTCCTCGCCCAGGTCGGCGCCCGCGGTGTCGCGCAGCCGGCGCAGGTAGGTGGGCGCCTGCCCGGCGAGCGCCTCGGTGATCACCAGGGCGGTGACCTTGCCGATGCCGGGCAGACCGGCCAGCCCGCCCGAGCCGGCGAGTCGCTCCAGCTCGCCGGGGGGCAGCTCGTCCACCACGGCGGCGGCGCGGCGGAAGGCGCGCACCCGGTAGGTCGGCTCCCCCGCGCGTTCCAGCAGGAACGCGATCTCACGCAGCGCCTCGACCGGTGTCATGGGGAACTCCTACCCCCTCGGCGTTCGTCCTTTTTGCAGATTGATGTGGCGTGAACGTCACCGATAAGCTGTTCGGCCAATGAGAGCAGGAGCTTCATGGCGCAACCGAAACCTCCCGGTCAGCAGCAGAAACCACCGGGCAAGTCGTCCAAGGTCATCACGCTGACCGTCATCGGTGTCGTCTCCCTCATGGTGGTCGGGTTCTGCTCGGCCGTGCAGGAGGACGAGGTCGCCGCCGACTGCGTCAACATGGAGGAGCAGTTGCCGGACGGCTCCTACGAGGTCGTCGACGACGACTACTGCGACGACGACAACGGCACCACCACCTACTACCGCGGCTCGCACGGCGCCTACCACTGGTACTACGGCGGCAACCGGGTCGGCACCCGCGTGCGTAGCGGCACCACCTTCCGCCCGTCGGACGTGGAGATCAACTCACGCAGCGGCAAGACGATCCAGCGCGGCGGCTTCGGCAGTAAGTCGAGCAGCGGGAGCTGACACGTGCGGCGTGAGCACAGGGCGCCCAGGCCCGGCTGGGAAAAGATCATAGAGAGTCAGGGGCTGGCCTACCATCGGGCCGCCCATCCCGAGGGGCTGAACCGCCCCTACTGGGACGAGTCCGTCCACTACGTGTTCTCCATGGACGAGGTGGAGGCGCTGGAGGCGCAGGTCGAGGAGCTGCACGAGATGTGCCTGCAGGCCGCGGGCCACGTCGTGGAGGCCGGCCGCTTCGCCGAGTTCGCCATCCCCGAGTGGGCGGCCGAGGACGTCGCGCGGTCCTGGGAGCGCCGCGACCCCCACCTGTACGGCCGTTTCGACCTGCGCTACGACGGCACGGGCCCGGCCAAGCTGCTGGAGTACAACGCCGACACCCCGACCTCGTTGCTGGAGTCGTCGGTGGTCCAGTGGTTCTGGCTGAAGGACACCCACCCCGACGACGACCAGTGGAACTCCGTGCACGAGCGGCTCATCGACCGCTGGTCGGCGATGACGCTGCCGCCGGGTCCCACCCACTTCGCCTGGACCAACATGGACGAGACGGGCGAGGAGGCGATGACGCTGGCCTACCTGCAGGAGACCGCCGACCAGGCGGGGCTGCACACGGTCGCCGTCGCCATGGAGGACATCGGCTGGGACTCGCTCAACCGTCGCTTCGTCGACATGGAGGAGCGGATGATCCGGTCGGTGTTCAAGCTCTACCCGTGGGAGTGGATGCTGGCCGACCCGTTCGGGCGGCACGCCGTGCGCCACGGCACCTGGATCGAGCCGCTGTGGAAGGCGCTGCTGTCCAACAAGGCGCTGCTGGCCATCCTGTGGGAGCTGTATCCCGGGCATCCGAGCCTGCTGCCCGCCTACCTCGACGGGCCGCGCGAGCTGACCTCGTACATCGTCAAGCCGCTGCTCGGCCGGGAGGGCGCCTCGATGCGCGTCGTCACCCCGGGCGGCGGGCAGGAGACGCCCGGCTCCTACGGTCAGGAGGGGTTCGTCCACCAGGCGTTCGACGCGCTGCCCGACTTCGACGGCCAGCGTCCCGTGCTCGGCGCCTGGATGGTCGCCGACGAGTCGGCCGGACTGGGCATCAGAGAGACCTCCGGACTCATCACCGACGACACATCGTCCTTCGTACCTCACCGAATCGAGCGACCATGACCCTGCTGGAAACCCTGCTCCGCGGCTCGGGCGCCATCGCCGCGTACGCCGCCGTCGGCATGATCCTGATGATCATCGGCTTCTACGTGATCGACCTGGCCACGCCGGGCAAGCTCAGCGCGATCATCCGCAGCGAGCGCAACCCCAACGCCACGCTGCTGGCCACCTCGGCGCTGGCCGCCGTGGGGCTCATCGTGGCGGCGTCCATCTGGTCGTCGGGCGGCAGGCTCGCCGAGGGGCTCGCGGGCACCGCGGTGTTCGGCCTGGTCGGCATCGTCGTGCAGACGGTCGCGATGCTCGCCTTCGACAAGGTGGTCGGCATCTCGGTGCGCGAGCTGGTCAAGGAGCCGGAGCTGCAGCCGGGCGCGCGGCTGCTCGCCGTCACCCACCTGGCGATCGGCCTGATCACCGCCGTCGCCGTCATCTGATCGCGGTCCGCCCGGCCCGTCCCCGGGAACGGCTCCGGGCGCGGGCGGACGCGCGGCTCGCGGCCTGCGGGACCGGCGACCGGCTGGACCTGGCAGTCTAGAGGAGTGACAGACCGGACCCGGGAGGACACCACACGCAGGCTGGAGCGGGCCATGGGCTCGCTCGGCACGGCGGCGATGGCGCGCATGGACGAGCAGCTGCCGTGGTTCCGCGCGCTCAGCGCCGAGGACCGCTCGTGGGTGGGCCTGGTGGCCCAGGCGGGCATCGCGGCCTTCGTCGAGTGGTTCCAGCACGCGGGCGAGGACCGTCCGACGCCCAGCATCGAGTTCTTCGGCACCGCGCCGCGCGAGCTGAAGCGGTCGATCTCGCTCCAGCAGACCGTGGACATCGTCCGGATCGTGGTCGAGGTGGTCGAGGCGCAGACCGACGAACTGGCCGCGCCGGGCGGCGAGGACCAGCTCCAGCAGGCCATGCTGCGCTACACCCGCGACGTGGCCTTCGCCGCCGCGCAGGTCTACGCGCGCGAGGCCGAGGCGCGCGGTTCCTGGGACTCCCGGCTGGAGGCCCTCATCGTCGACGCGCTGGTGCGGGGCGAGGTGGACGACGGCCTCCACTCCTGGGCCGCGGCGCTCGGCTGGACCTCCGCCCCCGTGGTCGTGATCGCCGGCCACGCCCCCGACGACGACCCGCGGGCCGTGATCGACGGGCTGCGGGAGAAGGGCCGCCGCATCGGCATGGACCTGCTCGCCGGGGTGCAGGCCGACCGGCTGATCGTCATCGTCGGCGGCGCCGACAGCGTCCAGCACGCGGCCAGGCAGGTCGTGGCCCGCTTCGGTCCCGGCCCCATCGTCATCGGCCCCGAGGTGCCCGACCTGCACGCCGCCGCGCGCTCCGCCAGGGCCGCCCTGGCCGGGCTGAAGGCGTCGGCCGGCTGGCCCGACGCGCCGCGTCCCGTGCACGCCGACGACCTGCTCGCCGAGCGCGCGCTGGACGGCGACGAGGACGCCAGGGAGCAGCTCGTCGAGAACGTCTACCTGCCGCTGGCCGGCACCCCGCTGCTCGACACGCTGGCCACCTACCTGGAGCAGGGCACCTCTCTGGAGGCCACGGCCCGCCTGCTGTTCGTGCATCCCAACACGGTCCGCTACCGCCTCAAGAAGATCACCGAGCTGACCGGCTACCAGCCGACCGAGGGCCGTTCCGCCTTCACCCTGCAGGTAGGGCTCATCCTCGGCAGGCTCACGGAGTCCGCCGTGATGTGGCGGGCGCTAACGTAATCTGCCAGAAACCCCCACTGTAGAGAACCTACAAAAGACCTTGGACAAAGTTCGTACGCTTCCTTAGCCGCGTGTCGGAGTTCTACAGGGCAGGGTTGTTTGCGTGCTAGCAATCGTCGCGCCGGGCCAAGGCGCCCAGACTCCAGGTTTCCTGACGCCCTGGCTCGAAGTGCCCGGTTTCGCCGACCGGCTCGCCGCCTGGTCCGACGTCGCCGGCCTCGACCTGATCGCCTACGGCACCACCGCGGGCGCCGACGAGATCCGTGACACCGCCGTGGCCCAGCCGCTGCTGGTGGCCGCCGCGCTCGCCTCGGCCGAGGCGCTTGGCGTCACGCCCGGCCTGCTGGCCGGACACAGCGTGGGCGAGTTCGCCGCCGCCGCGCTGTCCGGGGCGCTGACCGCCGAGCAGGCGCTGGCCCTGGTCCGCGAGCGCGCCCAGGCCATGGCCAAGGCCGCCGCCGTCACCGAGACCGGCATGACCGCGGTGCTGGGCGGCGTCGAGGCCGACGTGCTGGCCGCCGTCGAGCGACACGGCCTGACCCCCGCCAACATCAACGGCGCCGGCCAGATCGTCGCCGGCGGCACCCTGGAGCAGCTCGCCGCGTTCAAGGACGACGCCCCGGCGCGCGCCCGCCTCATCCCGCTGTCCGTCGCGGGCGCCTTCCACACGGCGCACATGGCGCCGGCCGTGGCCCACCTGCGCGAGGCCGCCGCCTCCGTCACCCCCGCCGACCCCGCGGTCAGGCTGCTGTCCAACGCCGACGGCCAGACCGTGACCGACGGCGCCGACCTCGTCGAGCGGCTGGTCGGGCAGGTCAGCAGCCCCGTCCGGTGGGATCTGTGCATGACCGCCATGGCCGAGCTGGGCGTGACCGCGATCATCGAGCTGCTGCCCGGCGGCACCTTGACCGGCCTGGCCAAGCGAGGGCTGCGGGGCGTGCCCACCGTCGCCCTGAAGACCCCCGACGACCTCGACGCTGCCAGGGAGCTGATCAAGTGAGGATTCCCGACGTCGCCGCCGGCGCGAAGGTGCTGGGCTTCGGCCACTACCAGCCGGCCACCATCGTCACCAACGACGACCTGGCCAAGACCATGGACACCAACGACGAGTGGATCCAGTCGCGGGTCGGCATCAAGGAGCGCAGGGTCGCCCCCGAAGGCGAGACGGTCGAGGACATGGCCGTGCAGGCCGGCGGCAAGGCGCTGGCCGCCAGCGGGCTGGCGGCCAGCGACATCGACCTGGTGATCGTGGCCACCTGCACGCTGGAGAGCCAGATCCCCAACGCCGCCGCCGTCGTCGCGCACCGCCTCGGCATCGAGTCCCCCGGCGCGTTCGACGTGAACGCCGCCTGCGCCGGGTTCTGCTACGCGCTCGCCACCGCCAGCGCCGCCGTCCGCGGCGGAACCGCGCGCAACGTGCTCGTCATCGGGTCCGAGAAGCTGTCGCAGTGGATCGACTGGACCGACAGGGCGACCGCCGTGATCTTCGCCGACGGCGCGGGCGCCGCCGTGGTCGCCCCGTCCGACACGCCCGGGATCGGTCCGGTCGTGTGGGGCAGCGCGGGCGACAGGTCCGACGCGATCATCATCAACGACCGCGACAGCTTCCTCCACCAGGAGGGCCAGACCGTCTTCCGCTGGGCCACCACCGCGCTGCACCCGGTGGCCAAGGAGGCCTGCGAGCGCGCCGGCGTCGACCCGTCGGAGCTGGCCGCGTTCGTCCCCCACCAGGCCAACCTGCGCATCATCGAAGCCATCGCGCGCAAGCTCGGCGCCGACAACGCCGTCATCGCGCGTGACATCGTCACCGCCGGCAACACCTCCGCCGCGTCCATCCCGCTCGCGCTGTCGCGCATGCTGGAGCGTGGCGAGGTCCGCTCGGGCGACCTCGTGCTCGCTCTAGGCTTCGGCGCCGGCCTGACCTACGCGGGCCAAGTGATCGAGATTCCGTAGGATCCGGTACGGCTCACGCCGCACCTCATCAGCTCGTACGGCGTGAGCCGTACCGAACCAAAGAAACCAAAGGAGAACCAACGACATGGCTGCCACCGAGCAGGAGATCCTCGCGGGCCTCGGCAAGATCATCAACGAGATCACCGGCATCCCGGCCGGCGAGGTCACCCCGGACAAGAGCTTCGTGGACGACCTCGACATCGACTCGCTGTCCATGGTCGAGATCGCCGTGGCCGCCCAGGACGAGTTCGGCGTCGAGATCCCCGACGACCAGCTCAAGAACCTGAAGACGGTCCAGGACGTGCTCAACTTCATCAAGAACTAGCGGCCCGGCCCCGCGCGGGCCGGCCCTGCCGAACGACCCTTCAGATCGACAAGGAGCGCGAAAACGTGAGTGCGAACCGGGTACGTGTCGTCGTCACCGGGCTTGGCGCGACGACGCCCGTCGGTGGAGACGTCACCTCGACCTGGTCGGCGCTCCTCGCCGGTCAGTCGGGTGTCAAGACCCTCACCGAAGACTGGGTCGACACCGTCCCCGTGACGTTCGCGGGGACGGCCGCGGTCGACCCGGCCGAGGTGCTGCCCAGGCCGGAGGCGCGCCGCCTCGACCGCAGCGAGCAGTTCGCGATGGTCGCCGCCCGCGAGGCCTGGCAGGACGCGGGTGCCCCCGAGGTGGCGCC from Nonomuraea muscovyensis includes the following:
- the aceE gene encoding pyruvate dehydrogenase (acetyl-transferring), homodimeric type; amino-acid sequence: MASGRQRFSIISDGLPSQLPDVDPSETNEWLESLDNVVKTEGRTRARYLMLRMLERAREHQVGVPGLRSTDYINTIPPEREPWFPGDEHVERRIRAYIRWNAAIMVSRANARTNVGGHIATYASAASLYEVGFNHFFRGKDHGESGDQVYFQGHAAPGIYARAYLEGRLNEAQLDAFRQELSHGFHGLPSYPHPRLMPDFWEFPTVSMGLGPIGAIYQARFNRYLLNRQIKDTSRSHVWAFLGDGEMDEPESLGAIGLAAREELDNLTFVINCNLQRLDGPVRGNGKIIQELESYFRGAGWNVIKVVWGRDWDPLLAADVDGVLVNQMNTTPDGQFQTYSVESGGYIRDNFFGGDPRLRKMVEHLSDDDIRKLSRGGHDYHKVYAAFKAAREHVGQPTVILAQTIKGWTLGKDFEARNATHQMKKLTKAELKEFRDRLYLPIPDSALEGELPPYYHPGENDAEIQYMKERRAALGGVLPKRVVRAKPVKLPVDSVYDQFGKGSGKQQVATTMAFVRLLKDLMRDKEIGHRFVPIIPDEARTFGLDAMFPTAKIYSPHGQTYEAVDRELLLSYKESTEGQILHEGISESGSMASAIAAGSAYATHGEHMIPIYIFYSMFGWQRTGDQMWQMGDQMARGFLLGATAGRTTLNGEGLQHEDGHTPLIASTNPAAVSYDPSWAFEIAHIVKEGLRRMYGERPEDVFYYLTVYNEPYQQPPQPADLDVQSLLKGLYKFADGPATQGPKANILSSGVAGPWAVEAQRLLAEDWGVSATLWSATSWTELRREALACEEHNLLNPDAEKRVPFVTQALSQAQGPFVGVSDYMKAVQDQIAQWVPGDWSSLGTDGFGLSDTRSALRRHFHVDAASITLAVLTSLVQRGELDGEVLREAIARYHLKNGVTEAGGAESNDTQSMGV
- a CDS encoding alpha/beta hydrolase; the protein is MRHVLAVVTLSVSAVACAGTAKPDTDPKGTIPPISWGPCTDIKRPDGQPPVQQDPNVRCAKLAVPLDYAKPDAGTIQLALIKVAATDPARRIGSLVFNFGGPGGSGVDTLDQAAKAFTTLRTRYDLVSFDPRGVERSSGVRCGTGADMDRWVALNTLPANRRTREASKAANAEFARLCQRDSGRVLPYVGTVNAARDMERLRTALGDAKLNYLGMSYGTHLGAVYATMFPKNVGRMVLDAPLDPTVTFRERTLSQTRGFQDAYRSFLRSCVKDGCEIGKTVQAANTNVDRLMNRLVRKPLPVAGRQLTQGLASTGVAAALYSELSWPFLEKAVSQAIKGRGETLMYLADSYTGRNPDGTYSTQMSSFPAITCVDTAERPDESRLLGTWQAALRISPLFGSEGSGGLCSIWPAQGSNEAKRVNATGSAPIVVVGGKGDPATPYQWAPRLTSQLKTATLITYEGEGHGAYTSGSTCIRRAVDGYLLNDKVPGRNVSCPAA
- a CDS encoding maleylpyruvate isomerase family mycothiol-dependent enzyme; this encodes MTADSALDRYRDRVRDEADRLVELAAGADPGTPVPSCPGWTMADLITHVGTTHRWVIHILEHRVQERIWSREVPNGLAEGQSGDGAWLADGAGRLLATLRSTDPDLPVWTWGSGRSAAWWARRMAYELLIHRIDAELALGVESDVPWAVALDAIDELLGNLPHARWVTRHLAELDAAGATLHFHATDTHPHDRPAGDGPPTGNGPPTGDRPPALDRPPARDRPPVEGGPAEDEPPADGRSPAGSEPPAEGEWTLTQGPAGALTCERGHAKADVAVRGPARDLLLMLYGRRFAATLTVHGDHAFLDRWLDKAAI
- a CDS encoding glutathionylspermidine synthase family protein; protein product: MRREHRAPRPGWEKIIESQGLAYHRAAHPEGLNRPYWDESVHYVFSMDEVEALEAQVEELHEMCLQAAGHVVEAGRFAEFAIPEWAAEDVARSWERRDPHLYGRFDLRYDGTGPAKLLEYNADTPTSLLESSVVQWFWLKDTHPDDDQWNSVHERLIDRWSAMTLPPGPTHFAWTNMDETGEEAMTLAYLQETADQAGLHTVAVAMEDIGWDSLNRRFVDMEERMIRSVFKLYPWEWMLADPFGRHAVRHGTWIEPLWKALLSNKALLAILWELYPGHPSLLPAYLDGPRELTSYIVKPLLGREGASMRVVTPGGGQETPGSYGQEGFVHQAFDALPDFDGQRPVLGAWMVADESAGLGIRETSGLITDDTSSFVPHRIERP
- a CDS encoding PHP domain-containing protein; protein product: MTPVEALREIAFLLERAGEPTYRVRAFRRAAAVVDELPPGELERLAGSGGLAGLPGIGKVTALVITEALAGQAPTYLRRLRDTAGADLGEEAAALRRALRGDLHSHSDWSDGGSPIEEMAETARALGHEYWALTDHSPRLTVARGLPPDRLRRQLDEVARLNERFAPFRILTGIEVDINPDGTLDQEPALLRRLDVVVASVHSKLRMERGEMTRRMVTAIADPDVDVLGHCTGRVVRGDGRRGGRRPESEFDAELVFEACRRFGVAVEVNSRPDRLDPPKRLLRLACEMGCHFAIDSDAHAPGQLDWQRFGCERAALCGVPAERVVNTWPLAGLLAWTGRR
- a CDS encoding helix-turn-helix transcriptional regulator, giving the protein MNRTDRLYALVEDLRAISPRCRSARELAGRFEVSVRTIERDIAALQESGVPIYAEPGRRGGYAIDKTMSLPPLNFTPAEAVAIAVALSRAGDQPFGRQARSALRKVVAAMPGPEGELARELARRVQLIAEPGGAERPLGAEGVSRAIEEALLRRRVLRLDYADAKGALTSREVEPGVFLGGRGGFWYLVAWCRLRDDVRVFRLDRIAAAVVTGERCPDRPVERFATDVPEMIVHGAVLD
- a CDS encoding VOC family protein, translated to MDNTVTWFEVATADPGSAERFYGGLFGWTFARDEGPLDYRLIGYPAGGQPAGGLFNTRGEFPDHAVFHVQVADVEETCRQTEELGGKVVTKVIDDGAGTDFAYLRDTSGSLFGVFRRRS